TAGATATCTCTAACATCTTTACCATTTAAGTTGCCTAATACAGTAGTATTAAGCATAATATTATTTGCAGTTTCAAAAGAATCATTGCTTTCCTTTTCATGAATTTCACTATTCATTGGCGCATTATCAATATGGCCTTTTATATTTAATTTATAGTTGATTTTATTTGAAGAATTTTTATAAGCCAATATATAGTATCTGCCAGGCTTATCTACTTTGAAGTTTCCTATAATTTTATTACCTTCTCTTTTTGTAGGATATCCAATATAATTATTAGTGTTATCGCTACTGTAAGCAAGCCAATTAAATTCATCAGAATTATTATCGGTATTTTCCATAGTTACTTCTATATTGCCAGCAGTTAAAGCATCAAAATAGTATGTGTCACGAGGATCGTTAGTATCTAAAGTAGCTATTACTGATTGATTTTTACAAACTCTATTAGCTTTGTCAAAAGAATTATTATCTTCCTTTTCATATATAACTGATTCATCTTTATCTTTATCAGTATTGGCATCATCTTTTGGAGAGGATGATATATCTCCTTCTATATTAAATCTATAATCTGATTTATCTCCACTAACCTTATAAATTACTAAATAGTATTTACCAGGTTTATCTATTTTTACAGTGCTATAAAACAAATTTTCTAGTTTTTTATTTGGATAGGCTATATAGTTTGATTTATCTTCTTCGCTAAACAAAAGCCAAGTAAATTCACTTTTATCTTTATTAATTTTTTCTACATTTATAGTTATGTCTGAAGGCTTAGTAACGTTGAAATAAAAAATATCTCTATCCTCTGATGAACTAATAGATCCACTTACTAAATCTTTAGAATAAACTGGGTTAGCATTTACATAATCATCATTACTTTCTTTTTCTGATACTGAATTTCCTGTAAGTACTTTCTTTATGTTTATAGATGCACTTTTTTCTGATTTAATGCCTTTGTCGTCTGTTACTGTAAGTTTCACTGTGTAAGTACCAGGAGTTTTATAAACATGAGTAGGATTTTTTTCCGTGCTAGTTTCACCATCCCCAAAATTCCAAGCATAGGAAACTATTTTTCCATCATCAGTTGAGCCTTCGCTAGAAAATTTAATTTTTTCCTTTGTATTTGCTTCCTTAGGAAAATCCAATTTAATTGTTGGTGCTTCGTTAAAGTTTTTGTTATGAGTTAATAATCCATGAAAAACTACATTATATTCTACCTGATTATGTGAGTTTACTTTAGGATTTGAGAAATAAGCAGTAACTGTTTTATATCCGCCCCAGCCTAATTTGTTTAGTTTTTCTAAAGATTCATTAACTTTATTATTCATATTATTCCAATTATCAATTTCACTTTTGTTAGAATCTAATGTGTAGTTTGCTTTTAGAGTATAAGTATCAAAGTATTGAGAAGTTTCTTTGGTTATTTGAGAATTTGTTAAATTCATAGTACCTTCAATATCTGATTTTATTTCATTTAAGCTTCTGTTATTATATTTTTTCATGTAATCATCAGATACTAGTGGTATTGTATAATTATCGTAATTATCCACTAATTTTTGCATGTGATCTTGATAATTTTTGTTAATATTAGGATCTTTACTTGCGATTTCTATTAAATTTTCATAACCTTTAACATCGTTATTTTTCATAGTAGATACTAAATCGCTGAATAGTTTTTTGTTGTTATTATATATATAATCTGAGAAAGCATATCCATATTTATAGAAATCCCATCCATCATCATATTTTGAATGTAATATTTTATCTGCGCTAAATCTTTCTTTAGGATTTTGAGAAAGTCCTCCAACCATTGATTTTCTTGGTAATACGGAAGTTCTAGTTGAACCTGCAAAGAATTCCGCAGAACCTTCTTCAAACCATGTTATTCTTCCATTATTTCCTTTGTAAAAATCACCTTGACCAAATAATCCTGGTATCAAATAACGTCCTTGTAAATAGTGAGTAAATTCATGACGGAAGAGTTCTTCTAAGCTGTAAATACTTTCTTCAGGAGTTCTTTCATAAGTAAAGAAAGTACCAATATTTTCAATATATATTCCACCATTATCTACACTGAATCCATATAAGGTTCTATTTAGTTTATATTCTTTTGGACTATTGTATATTACCATAGTTAGAACATCATCTGCATTACCTGTTTCTAATGGGTTATCGTTACCTGTTATTCTATGAAATTGAGATTTTACTTCTTTAGATGCCCAATAAAGTCTTTGTACTTTTGATTCATCTACTTTATCTCCAGTTTTTATAATCATTTTTCCATTATCAAAAGTATAAGTTTTAGGTAAATAATGTTTTTTACCATCTTCAATTAATTTATTAATATCTATGCTATTGCCATTTGAATCTTTACTGTTGAAATCATCTTGTATCCTTTCTACTGCGGTATAGAATTGTTCACTATAAGCAGGAAGTAATTTAAGACAATTATCTATTACAGAATGTGGAATAGATGGATTACTGTGATACATAGATAATTTACTAGTATAATAAATACCGTTATTTATAATCCAACCATTGTTTTCTGTAACATCAGATATATTTGCAAATTTAGATATTGCATTTATAAAAGAATCTATTTTACCAGTCCAAGGAGTGTTTTTGCCGTCTTGAATATGATTATCATATGAATATTGAGAGATATCATAATTTATCTCTTTCATAAAATTATATACAGCATCACCTTTTAATTTATCTTTAGGATATGTATTCATTTCTCTGTAGTATTGTTCTAGTATAGGTACTGTTTTATTAACTACTTCTGCGTTACAAGAAGCATTTCCTATAAGTTTACCTAAAGCACTTATTACTGTATCTTGACCTTTTTCACCTAATTTGAAATTTTTATTATTTTCTATAGCAAGCATTGCAGGGATACATTTATCTTGAAAAGATCTATCATTTAAATATTTTAAAGAATCATTATAAAACCCTAAATAAAATCCAGATCTTAAAATCTCAACTAATGTATCAATTCCTTTATCGTCAGTACTAGTATAAGTAGAAGCCTTTTCATATAGTCCATCTATAAGAGCTTGTACACGTTCTCTATTTGAATAAAAAGCGTAACTATCATCGTTATACTGGAAAAGATCTGAAATATCGCTCCACTTTATTTTAGATGTTAAATCTAAAATTTCTTTATTGCTTAGCTTATTTAAGTCACTAAAGGAATACTTTGATGAATTAGTATTTTTAGTATTTAAACCTAAAGGCTGAGAATTAGTAGAAGGCATTCTTTCCGATTTATTGCTACTATCTACTGATGTATTGATTTCATTAGATTTAATTTTAGTGTTATTAATAGGGGCTGCAGATACTTTAGCTAGATAGCTTGTACATATCATACAGCTAAGGGCTACTGAACATAGCGCTTTAATAAATTTTTTCTTCATTTTTACACCTCACATTATAATTGTTATATTTGACTTGATGTTTAATTGAAATTTTAATTAAATTCATAATAAACATTAAATGAATATATTATATATTATACATATTTTTGTAATAAATTCAAATTAATTTATTTAAATACAAAATAGTGGATAAGTAAAAATAACTTGAAAGAATTATAAAAACTTCTTTACAATAATAATTTTTTATTATATAATTACAGTTAAAATTTAGTAAATTAAAATTGAATACTTATCAAGAGAGGCGGAGGGACTGGCCCTATGAAGCCCGGCAACCTATATGAAAGTACATATAAGGTGCTAAATCCTGCAGCATAAGCTGAGAGATGAGGATATATCTAGGAATTTTAAGCCTAAAGGAAGTATCCTTTAGGTTTTTATTTTTTTAAGGTCTCTCAGAAATTAAATATTTGTAATAGATAAAAAAATACAGAAAATTATTAAGGGGGCTTTAAAATGCATATAAAAGAATTATTTAATGAAAAAAAATTAGTTTTCTCTTTTGAAATTTTTCCACCAAAAGTTACATCATCTATAACAACAATATACGAAACTTTAGAGGAGTTAAAAGATTTAACACCGGATTTTATAAGTGTAACTTACGGAGCTGGAGGAAGCTTAAAGGATAATAAAACCTGTGAGTTATCATCTCTTGTAAAAAATAAATATGGTATAGAAGCATTGGCACATCTAACTTGTATAAATTCCACAAAGGAAGATATAGATTTAATAATAAAGGAATTGAAAGAAAATAATATTGAAAATGTACTAGCTTTAAGAGGAGATATACCAAAGGATAAGGATATTATTGGGGAATATAATTATGCTTTTAAACTTATAGAAAAAATAAAGGAAAATAATAATTTTGGAATATCAGGAGCCTGTTATCCAGAAGGACATATTGAATGTAAAAGCTTAGACCAGGATATAAGAGAATTAAAAAGAAAGGTAGACGCAGGGGCAGAACATTTAATATCTCAATTATTTTTTGATAACAATATATTCTATGAATTTTTAAATAAAACACAGCAAAAGAGCATAAATGTTCCTATACAAGCAGGAATAATGCCTGTAGTTAACAAAAAACAAATAGAGAGAATAGTTAAAATATCTGGTGCTACATTACCTAAAAAGTTTATGAAAATATTAGATAAATATGAATATGATAAGAAAGCTATGGAAGATGCAGGCATAGCCTATGCAGTAGAACAGATAGTTGATTTAGTTTCTAGTGGAGTAAAGGGAATACATCTATATACAATGAACAATCCTTATATAGCTAGAAAAATAACAGAAAGTACAAAATCAATATTTAATTCTATAAATAAAGATGTAGCAGTTTAAAAACTAATACTTATATTAGTTCATGGTGTTTGTAAATAAGATATTGTTTGTAGATAAAGAGGAAAGTTTAAGTTAAAATAGGAAAAGGTTTAATGTGTATTTAAAATAAAAATTTATATTAGAAATGAAATAATATACGCATAAATAGGGGGGTTAATAGATAGGGTGAATAAGATAGATAATAATAATTTAAATATAGATAAAAATCAGGTCTTAAGATACTTAGGATATAGAGGTCAAGAATTTTCAAGTGAAATAGACAATCTTATAGAGGAATGTATAAAAGAAATAAAAACCTTAGTTAATCTAAGAGCTACTTATAAATATTCTAATCTTCATAAAAATAATCAGGTTAATTTAATGGATATTAATTTAAAACTAAAAGGAAGGGATATACTACATCATTTAGAAAAATCTAATAAATGTTGTGTAATGGCTGCAACTTTAGGAAACAAAGTTGATAGAAAAATATTATATTATGAAAAGGTTAATATGACTAAAGCAATAATTTTAGATGCTTGTGCTACAACTGCTATAGAAGAATATTGTGATTTAATAGAAAATGAAGTGAAAAAAGAAGCAGAAAAAGATAAACTAAATATAAATTGGAGATATAGTCCAGGTTATGGCGACTTGGATATATCTATACAAAAGGATTTATTAAGATCCCTAGATGCTGAAAGAACTATTGGATTAACAGTTTCATCTCATAATATATTAATACCTAGAAAATCTGTAACTGCCATTATAGGTATAATTCCCAAAGAAGCTGTAGTAAATAAAAAATCTTGTAGTAACTGCAATAAATTTAGTAGTTGTAAATTTAGAAAGATAGGTGATATATGTGAATATTAAAGATTATATAAAAGAAAATATATTAATATTTGATGGTGCTATGGGAACAATGCTCCAAAAATTAGGGTTGAATATTTCAGATTTACCAGAAGAATTAAATATATTAGAACCCGAGAAAATAATAAACATACATAAAAAATATATAGAAGCAGGAGCAAAGGTTATAACAACTAATACCTTTGGAGCAAATGAAATAAAGCTTAAACAAAGTAAGTTTTCTTTAGAAAGTATTATAGATAAAGCCATAGATAATGTAAAAAAAGCAAGGGAAAATAAAGAAATACTTATAGCATTGGATATAGGTCCAATAGGACAGCTTTTAGAGCCTATGGGAACATTAAAGTTTGAAGAATCCTATGAAATTTTCAAAAGACAAATTGTACAAGGACAAAAAAGTGGGGCAGATATAATTTTAATAGAAACAATGACGGATCTTTATGAAGCTAAAGCAGCTATTTTGGCAGCAAAAGAAAATACCAATCTTCCTGTATTTTGTACTATGACCTTTGAAAAAAATAAGAGAACTTTTACAGGATGTACTCCATTATCTATGGTTCTTACTTTAGAAGGACTAGGGGTAGATGCTTTAGGTGTAAACTGTTCCCTAGGGCCAAATGAATTAGGAGATGTTGTTGATGAAATAATAAAATATTCAAGTATACCTATAATGGTTCAGCCTAATGCAGGTCTTCCAACTATTAAAGATGGGAGAACTATTTATAATATTAAGCCTAAAGAATTTGCAGATTTTCAAAGTAGTATTGTAGAAAAAGGAGTAAGAATAGTAGGGGGTTGTTGTGGAACTACGGATGAATTTATAAGAGAAATTGTATATAGTCTAAAGGATGTAAAGGTAAAAAAGCTAAAAGAAAACAATATTTGTGGAGTATGTTCTTCTACAAAATCAGTTTTGATAGATGGAGTTAAGATAATAGGAGAAAGAATTAATCCAACAGGTAAAAAATTATTTAAAGAAGCCCTTAGAAATAATGATACAGATTATATATTAAAAAAAGCTATAAGTCAGGTTGAATCTGGAGCAGATATATTGGATATAAATGTGGGACTTCCTGAAATAAATGAAGAAGAAACAATGAAGAAAGTTATAAAAGAGATTCAATCTATAATTGATACACCCCTTCAAATAGATTCTAATAATACTAAGGTTATAGAAAAAGCATTAAGAGTATATAATGGAAAGGCTATAGTTAATTCTGTAAATGGAGAAGAGAAAATACTAGACAGTGTATTACCATTAATAAAAAAATATGGAGCTTCTGTTGTTGGATTAACTTTAGATGATAAAGGTATACCTAAAAAGGCTGAAGAAAGGTTAAAAATAGCTGAGAAAATAGTTAATAAAGCATTAGATTATGGTATAAAAAGAAAAGATATATTTATAGATTGTTTAGTTTTAACTGCATCAGCACAACAAGAAGATGTTAGAGAAACTCTTAAAGCTGTAACTTTAGTTAAAGAAAAACTAAATGTGAAAACAATACTAGGAGTATCTAATATATCCTTTGGATTACCTAATAGAGAACTTATAAATAAAACTTTTTTAGCTATGAGTCTTCAATCAGGATTAGATTTACCTATATTAAATCCTAATAATAAAGAAATGATAAATATTATAAATGCCTATAAGGTTTTAAATAATGAGGACAAGGGATCTGCAAATTATATAGAAAAGTACACTAAGGAAATATCAAATAGTAAAGAAGTAAAAACCCCAAAAAGCAATGTTACCTTAAAGGAAATAGTTATAAAAGGAATAAAAGAAGAAGCATATAGCAAAACAAAGGAACTTATTAAAGATAGAGATGAACTTTCAATAATAAATGAAGAGCTAATTCCTGCATTAGATGAAGTTGGAGAAAAATATGAAGAAGGTATAATATTTTTACCACAGCTAATTCAATCTGCGGAAACCGTTAAAAAGGCTTTTACAGCTATAAAAGAAAAACTTAGAGAAGATAATTCACCAAAAATAAGTAAAGGTAAAATATTAATGGCAACAGTTAAAGGTGACATTCATGATATAGGAAAAAATATAGTTAAGGTTATACTGGAAAACTATGGATTTGATATTATAGATTTAGGTAAGGATGTTGAAGCTGAAAAAATAGTAGAAGAAGTAAAGAAAAACAATATAAAATTAGTAGGACTAAGTGCTTTAATGACAACTACGGTAAATAGTATGAAAGAAACCATAAGGATTTTAAAAGAAAGAGGTATGGATTGTAAAGTATTTGTTGGTGGAGCAGTCCTTAATGAGGAATATGCAGAAATGATAAATGCGGATTATTATGCTAAAGATGCAAAGGAAGCAGTAGATATAGCTAAAGAATTCTTTGGAGGATTTTAAATTAAGTTATAGGATGATTGACATGCTTTAATGTTTCTATATTCTTAAAAATTGGAGTAATATCTATGGACAGCGATTTCATAAGTTTTAGTAAGAGTAAAAACTGCTTTTAAAGACAAAAATTCTGTTTATAGAGAGAAAAGAGTTAAACATATAAAAACACTTACCTTTATATCGGTAAGTGTTTTGTAGTTTTGTGTTAATTAATTTTTATAAATAATAGAATCTGTCAAGAATCTTATCAAATTATTTTTCGTGTGCTCCAAAGTCAGTTATTATAAGAGTGGCCCAATTATTTTCTTCAGTTTGTACCCAATTAAATTCAATATCAAGTTCTTTAAGCCATGCATTTAATCCAACGCTTTGCTTTGAAGGATTTGGTGATTGTCTTCCAAATTTTTCTTTAATATTTTCAAGTAATTGTTTTTGATCTTCTTCATTTAATTCTTTATCCAAAAGTTCTCTTATAATTGCACGACAATCGTAATATGATTTTGTATCTTCACTATAAAGTTCATCAGCTAATTCTTGTCTTTTCTTATTTAAAGTATTTCTAACCTCATTAATTTCATCTATGTTTGATAAATATTTTGAGGCAATTTTAAGTGATTCTATTTCTCTATCCATTTTTTTTATTAATTTTTCTACTTTAGCATATTTCAACATTTATTCTCTTCTCTTTTCTTATTTATTTTATTTCAACTTATTAAGTATAACATACAACTAAATTTAATTACATATTTTATTATATCTATTTAAAGCAATCTTATAATAGAAAACTATTTTTGTTAGTTTTTAACTTATTTAATTTTTGATGGACAATTATTGATGGTATTCATTTTGCTATAAATCCAACAGAAATTGATGAAATAAATTTACACGTTATAAGAAAACTATCTGAAAAATATATTGATTTAAGTACTGAAATAGGATTTTAAATCGAAAGTTTATAAATTCAATAGAAAAAAGTATAGAAATAAAGAATTTAACTCAACTGAAAATAAGATAAAATATAACCTTTAAAGTATTCATAATTCATTGATAATATTTCATTTATTGATTTATATTTACTAAGTGCACTAATTATTTGTGATCCATAATAATATGCCAATCTAGAATTAGTTAAGTGTTTTAAAAAGGTAAAAAAATATATAAATTAAATTTTAAAGAGCTTATTTGTATGGTTTATATGAAAAACAAAATTTATAAATTAAAAAGAAAGATAAAAAAATCTATTTTTATGATAGAAAACTATAAAAAGATTTGTATTAGTATATGAAAGGCCTTTTAACAGATATTTAATACAATGGAATATAATCTTAATGATTATAAATAATAGGCAGGAGGTAAATATGCAGATAAATGAAGACAATTTTATTAACAGACTTAGGTATAAAGATCCAAGAGCTCTGGAATATGCTTTTGATGCTTATTGTGACTATATATATAAAGTAGTATTTTCTGTTTTTGGATCTAAAGAATATTCTACTTATATGGATGAATGCATTAATGATATATTTATGTGTTTATGGGACAACATAGATAAATTTCATGAAGAAAAGGGAAATTTTAAATATTGGTTTAAAGCTGTAGCAAAATACAAGGCTATAAACTATAAGAAAAAAATAATTAAAGATACAAATATAGATTGTATTGAAAATTATATTTTTGAATCAAAAGAACAAGTAGAAAATTTGATTATATCCAAGGAAAATAAAGATGAAATTATAAATATGATAAAAGATCTAAAAGGAACGGATAGGGAGATTTTTATAAGAAGATATTTAATACAGGAAGACATAGTTGAGATAGCAAGCTATTTAGGAGTAAATAGAAATGTAGTTGATAACAGACTCTCAAGAAGTAGGAAAATTTTAAAAGAAAAACTTGAAAAACTAAAAAAGGGGGAGTGTGTAAATGAATAAAGATATATTTGAAGAAAAGGATATATTAGATCTACTTAATTGTATTAATATAGATAAGGATGAAGATGAAGATGAAAATTTAGATTTAAATATGGATGATTTAAGAAAGAAAAGATTAAAAAAGAATTTATTAAAACAAGTTAAAGGTAAAAGAGCTAAAAAGAACTTTAAACATAAGGCTGTAGCCGCATCTTTAATAATAGTTGCAGCCCTTATTAGTGTAAATATACCTGCCTTTGCAAAAAATATTTCAGAATTTAAGTCAGTGATTCAAGCTTTAATAGGATATGGAGTACCAAAAGAAGGGGAGTATGAAAAATATTCTAATAGTATAAACAAAAGTGTTACAGATAAAGGGATAACTTTAACTATAAACGAAGTGGTGTGCGATGATACAGAATTAATGATAGCCTATACTATAAAAACTCAAGATAATATAAAAAAAATAGTTAAAGAAGTAAAAGAGGCTACTGGTATATACTTTTCTCTTAGTCAATACATTAAAATAGGTGGTAAGGAGCCTAGTGGTGGCTCTAGTTCAAATGGTAAATATTTAGATAGTAATACTTATATAAATTCAGATAGTATAGACATAGGTGACATGAAACTTAAAAATAAATTTAATGTGAATTTAAATGTAAATAACATATATGGTGTAAAAGGAAATTGGAATTTTAAATTTAGCCTTTCAAAAGATGAAATATCCAAACATATTAATGTATTTAAACCCAATACAAAAGTTAGTTTTAATGATGTACTTGTTAATGTAGAAAAAATAAGTTTTACACCTATAAATACTACTATAACTGTTACTGGTAATTACAAAGATAAAAGTCAGGAAGCTTCCCAAAAAAGACAAGAAGCTTTTAAGAAAGAAATGGCAGGAGGGCAGAATTTATATGAATATGATGAATGGTTTGTTTTTGATGATAAAGGTAATGAGATTACACTAAAAGGTTCTACCAGCGATGGAGGCCAAAATGCATCTTCAAAGGACTTTACTTATAATCTCAATTTGGTTGCTTTAAAATCTATTCCGAAGTATTTAACTGTTATACCATATAAAATTAATTTTGATAAGGAAGAATATAAAAAATATAAATCTGATGATGGATCAATATTTATACCACCAGTATATAAAAATATAGATGGTGTATATCCTATAGAACTTTCTCAAGGAAGTATAGGTAAACTTATAATTAAAGAGATAAAAACTGAAAAAGATAAAACTGTTGTTAAATATAAGGTAGAAGGAAAGGCGCCATTTTTACAATCTAAACAGTTATTCATAATGGGTGATAAAGATAATGGAGTACAAAGAAAGGATGCTTTAGATAAGGTAAGAAAAGATAAAGATAATCCTAATGATTATATTATGGAGTTTGATCCTTTAGATAAGAATAAAAAATATAAAATAGGAACTAATGATTTAGGACATTATGAAATAAGAAATGATTTAAAATTTAGAATAGACCTCACTAAATAAATGGTAAAAGATTTGTAAAAGTTATTATTTAAAAAAGCAAAAAGAGTATTTCATTTAAAAGTGAGATGCTCTTTTACTTATTTAACCAAAGTATTTGCAGCTTTTTATACATAAAAATAAAAAATAAAAAGATAATAATAATATATTCATATAAATGTATTTCATAACTAAATTTGATAGCTATGTTTTTTTATGTTACTATTAAAGGTACAACTTCTTATATGAAAAAGTTGTTAATATATAAATGAATATGTTTTAAAGCACAGAGAGGAAGGTAAGTAAAGTATTTATGAAAAATACTATAATTGAATTTAAAAATATTAAAAAAAATTACAAAAATGTTGTTGTAATAGAAGAATTTAATTTAGAAATAGAGAAGGGGAATCTAGTTGTATTAATAGGGTCAAGTGGTTCAGGAAAGACCACATTGTTAAAGATGATAAATAGATTAATAGAAGCAACATCAGGAGAAATAATAGTTAATGGGAAAAATATAAAAGAAGTAGATCCAATAAAGTTAAGACGAAGTATAGGATATGTAATTCAGCAAACTGGGCTTTTCCCGCATCTTACAGTTAAAGAAAATATAGAGATAATACCAAAACTTATGGGAAAAACCAAGGAAGAAGTTGATAAAAAAACAAATGAGTTGTTAAATATGGTTGGATTAAATCCAGAAGAATATATGCATAGATACCCAGTTGAATTAAGTGGAGGACAGCAACAAAGAATTGGAGTCGCAAGAGCTTTTGCAGCAGATGCTGAAATAATTTTAATGGATGAACCTTTTAGTGCATTAGACCCCATAACAAGATCAGAACTTCAAGAAGAATTATTTAATATCCAAAAAGAGTATAGAAAAACTATAGTTTTTGTTACGCATGATATGGATGAGGCTTTAAATTTAGCAGATAAAATTTGTATATTAAAAGATGGAAAATTACTTCAATATGATACTCCAGAAGATATATTAAAAAATCCAGCAGGAGAATATGTTGAAGAATTTGTAGGAAAAAATAAAATATGGACTAAGCCAGAAATGATAAGAGCAGAGGATGTTATGATAACAAGTCCTATAACAGTTACTCCTAAGAGAAATCTGCTTCAAGCAAGAGAAAAAATGAGAGATAATAAAGTAGATAGCTTATTAGTAATAGATAAACAAAGAAAATTGCTAGGGTATATAACTTTAGAATATATTCGAAAGATAAAAGAAAAAAATACATTAGTGGAAGAAGTAATGAATAAAGAACCGAAATGTGTTTTGGGAGATACTAATTTACCAGAACTTTTAGACAAATTTAATAGTTTAAAAATGGGGTATTTGCCTGTAAGTGATAGTGAAGGGAAACTTTTAGGATTAATAACAAGAAGTAGTTTAATATCAGTTTTAAGTAGTCAGTATATAGATTTGGAGGAGATAATAGATGAATAATTTTATACAACAATTAATACTAAAAAGATCAGAAATATTATCTCTTCTAATAGAACATATAGAGCTTACTTTGATAGCAGTTTTGATAGCAGTAGTTATTGGAGTTCCTCTTGGTATACTTATTACTAAAAATAAAAAATTAGCTAATGTAGTAATAGGTTTTGCAAACTTAACTCAAGCTATACCAAGTTTAGCTATTTTAGGTTTTTTAATACCTTTAATAGGTATAGGATCAGGTCCTGCTATAACTATGGTTGTTTTATATTCTATGTTACCAATATTAAAAAATACTTATATAGGAATTACAAATATAAATCCAGATATGCTAGAAGCAGCTAAAGGTTTAGGTATGACAAATACACAAACTCTTAAAATTATAAAAATACCTTTAGCAATGCCAATAATAATGGCAGGTATAAGAATAGCATCAGTAACAGCTGTTGGACTTATGACTATAGCAGCCTTTATAGGAGCAGGTGGACTTGGATACTTAGTATTCTCAGGAATACAAACTGTAGATAATAATCTTATACTATTTGGTGCTATTCCGGCGGCTATATTAGCTTTAATAATAGATTGGATAACAGGAAAAATAGAAGATGCAACTATGCCAAATGGTATAAAAAAAGCAGATGGTACAATGAAAGTAAAAAGAGGTTATTCAAATAAAAATAAAAAAAGGAATATTATAATAGCATCAATAGTAGGAGTTTGTATAGTGTTAGCATTAATAGTTCCAAAGATAATAGGAATAAGCAATAAAAAAGTAGTTATTGGTTCTAAAAACTATACAGAACAAGTTATTTTAGGTAACATGTTAGAAGAATTAATTAATAACAAAACAGATATAAATGTTGAAACAAAATTAAATTTAGGAGGAAGCCAAGTAAGTTTTAATGCACTAAAAACTGGTGGAATAGATATGTATATTGAGTATACAGGTACTGCATATGGAAATATACTAAAAATAGAAGGACCTAATAGGAATACAGATAAAGATTATGTTTATAATAAAGTTAAAAAAGAGTTTAAAGAAAGATTTGGAATTGAAGTGTTAAACCCTATGGGTT
Above is a window of Clostridium sporogenes DNA encoding:
- a CDS encoding collagenase, which encodes MKKKFIKALCSVALSCMICTSYLAKVSAAPINNTKIKSNEINTSVDSSNKSERMPSTNSQPLGLNTKNTNSSKYSFSDLNKLSNKEILDLTSKIKWSDISDLFQYNDDSYAFYSNRERVQALIDGLYEKASTYTSTDDKGIDTLVEILRSGFYLGFYNDSLKYLNDRSFQDKCIPAMLAIENNKNFKLGEKGQDTVISALGKLIGNASCNAEVVNKTVPILEQYYREMNTYPKDKLKGDAVYNFMKEINYDISQYSYDNHIQDGKNTPWTGKIDSFINAISKFANISDVTENNGWIINNGIYYTSKLSMYHSNPSIPHSVIDNCLKLLPAYSEQFYTAVERIQDDFNSKDSNGNSIDINKLIEDGKKHYLPKTYTFDNGKMIIKTGDKVDESKVQRLYWASKEVKSQFHRITGNDNPLETGNADDVLTMVIYNSPKEYKLNRTLYGFSVDNGGIYIENIGTFFTYERTPEESIYSLEELFRHEFTHYLQGRYLIPGLFGQGDFYKGNNGRITWFEEGSAEFFAGSTRTSVLPRKSMVGGLSQNPKERFSADKILHSKYDDGWDFYKYGYAFSDYIYNNNKKLFSDLVSTMKNNDVKGYENLIEIASKDPNINKNYQDHMQKLVDNYDNYTIPLVSDDYMKKYNNRSLNEIKSDIEGTMNLTNSQITKETSQYFDTYTLKANYTLDSNKSEIDNWNNMNNKVNESLEKLNKLGWGGYKTVTAYFSNPKVNSHNQVEYNVVFHGLLTHNKNFNEAPTIKLDFPKEANTKEKIKFSSEGSTDDGKIVSYAWNFGDGETSTEKNPTHVYKTPGTYTVKLTVTDDKGIKSEKSASINIKKVLTGNSVSEKESNDDYVNANPVYSKDLVSGSISSSEDRDIFYFNVTKPSDITINVEKINKDKSEFTWLLFSEEDKSNYIAYPNKKLENLFYSTVKIDKPGKYYLVIYKVSGDKSDYRFNIEGDISSSPKDDANTDKDKDESVIYEKEDNNSFDKANRVCKNQSVIATLDTNDPRDTYYFDALTAGNIEVTMENTDNNSDEFNWLAYSSDNTNNYIGYPTKREGNKIIGNFKVDKPGRYYILAYKNSSNKINYKLNIKGHIDNAPMNSEIHEKESNDSFETANNIMLNTTVLGNLNGKDVRDIYSFDIKETKDLDIKLNNLNNLGLAWNLYKESDLNNYIAYGSVSGNTIKGKYNAKPGKYYLYVYKYSGDNGNYSLTIK
- the metF gene encoding methylenetetrahydrofolate reductase [NAD(P)H], which encodes MHIKELFNEKKLVFSFEIFPPKVTSSITTIYETLEELKDLTPDFISVTYGAGGSLKDNKTCELSSLVKNKYGIEALAHLTCINSTKEDIDLIIKELKENNIENVLALRGDIPKDKDIIGEYNYAFKLIEKIKENNNFGISGACYPEGHIECKSLDQDIRELKRKVDAGAEHLISQLFFDNNIFYEFLNKTQQKSINVPIQAGIMPVVNKKQIERIVKISGATLPKKFMKILDKYEYDKKAMEDAGIAYAVEQIVDLVSSGVKGIHLYTMNNPYIARKITESTKSIFNSINKDVAV
- a CDS encoding methionine synthase — translated: MDNNNLNIDKNQVLRYLGYRGQEFSSEIDNLIEECIKEIKTLVNLRATYKYSNLHKNNQVNLMDINLKLKGRDILHHLEKSNKCCVMAATLGNKVDRKILYYEKVNMTKAIILDACATTAIEEYCDLIENEVKKEAEKDKLNINWRYSPGYGDLDISIQKDLLRSLDAERTIGLTVSSHNILIPRKSVTAIIGIIPKEAVVNKKSCSNCNKFSSCKFRKIGDICEY